One segment of Streptomyces bathyalis DNA contains the following:
- a CDS encoding MFS transporter gives MSSPVPPNVHRRRWVILGVLMLSLLIVVLDNSILNVAMKTIAQPAPTGLGASQSELEWAINSYTLVFAGLLFTAGLLGDRLGRRRVLLFGLVVFGAGSVFAAMATSPEQLIAFRAVMGFGGAFVMPSTLALLMNVFERDEQPKAIGIWAGGVGLAIAVGPITGGALLEHYWWGSVFLVNVPIVLVALAAMVLLVPDSRDPKPGRLDPLGVLLSIAGLVLLVYGIIKGGQLADFTDPEVLLTMGGGVAILVVFVLHERRSDHPAIDVNYFRNPAFSAAVVAIALVFFALMGVTFFAVFYMQSVRGFSALEAGLLMMPLALAQLIFAPRARLVVDRFGAKLVCASGMVLVGAGMAAFLLFGRTTPIWALEVVFFLQGTAMAHIMPPATVSIMQSLPREKAGSGSAVNNTFRQVGGAMGVAVLGSLLSARYREGIEGRLAQLPLPEGARHAAAESIEGTLAVASRLGPAGRELVDPAKNAFIEAMHVTVLGSAAVALLGALVVALWLPGKPRAGKDATEPPEQEETKTPVGAGS, from the coding sequence ATGAGTTCCCCCGTGCCCCCGAACGTGCACCGCCGACGCTGGGTGATCCTCGGCGTGCTGATGCTGAGCCTGCTGATAGTCGTCCTGGACAACTCGATCCTCAACGTGGCGATGAAGACCATCGCCCAGCCGGCGCCCACCGGACTCGGAGCGAGCCAGAGCGAGTTGGAGTGGGCGATCAACTCCTACACCCTCGTCTTCGCCGGGCTCCTCTTCACCGCGGGCCTGCTGGGGGACCGGCTGGGGCGCCGGCGTGTGCTCCTCTTCGGCCTCGTCGTCTTCGGGGCGGGTTCCGTCTTCGCCGCCATGGCGACCTCGCCGGAGCAACTCATCGCGTTCCGGGCCGTGATGGGCTTCGGCGGAGCGTTCGTCATGCCCTCGACGCTGGCGCTCCTCATGAACGTCTTCGAGCGGGACGAGCAGCCCAAGGCCATCGGCATCTGGGCGGGCGGCGTGGGGCTCGCCATCGCCGTCGGACCGATCACGGGCGGCGCGCTGCTGGAGCACTACTGGTGGGGCTCGGTCTTCCTGGTCAACGTGCCGATCGTCCTCGTCGCTCTCGCGGCCATGGTGCTGCTGGTCCCCGACTCCCGCGACCCGAAGCCGGGACGGCTGGACCCGCTCGGCGTGCTGCTGTCCATCGCGGGTCTCGTGCTGCTGGTCTACGGGATCATCAAGGGAGGCCAGCTCGCCGACTTCACCGACCCCGAGGTGCTCCTGACCATGGGCGGGGGAGTGGCAATCCTCGTCGTCTTCGTGCTCCACGAGCGGCGCAGCGATCATCCCGCCATCGACGTCAACTACTTCAGGAACCCGGCGTTCTCCGCAGCCGTCGTCGCGATCGCGCTCGTCTTCTTCGCGCTGATGGGCGTGACGTTCTTCGCGGTCTTCTACATGCAGAGCGTGCGCGGCTTCTCGGCCCTGGAGGCGGGGCTGCTGATGATGCCGCTCGCCCTCGCTCAGCTGATCTTCGCGCCGCGTGCACGGCTGGTCGTCGACCGCTTCGGAGCGAAACTGGTCTGCGCGAGCGGCATGGTGCTGGTGGGGGCGGGCATGGCGGCGTTCCTGCTCTTCGGTCGTACGACGCCGATCTGGGCGCTGGAGGTCGTGTTCTTCCTGCAGGGCACGGCGATGGCGCACATCATGCCGCCCGCGACGGTATCGATCATGCAGTCGCTGCCGCGTGAGAAGGCGGGGTCGGGGTCGGCCGTCAACAACACGTTCCGGCAGGTCGGCGGCGCCATGGGCGTGGCCGTGCTCGGTTCGCTGCTCTCTGCGCGCTACCGGGAGGGCATCGAGGGCCGGCTGGCGCAGCTGCCGCTGCCGGAGGGCGCGCGGCACGCCGCCGCGGAATCGATCGAGGGGACACTCGCGGTGGCGTCGCGACTGGGGCCCGCGGGGCGCGAGTTGGTGGATCCGGCCAAGAACGCCTTCATCGAAGCGATGCACGTGACCGTGCTCGGCTCGGCCGCCGTGGCACTGCTGGGCGCGCTGGTCGTGGCCCTCTGGCTGCCCGGCAAGCCGCGGGCCGGCAAGGACGCCACCGAACCGCCGGAGCAGGAGGAGACCAAGACGCCCGTGGGTGCGGGAAGTTGA
- a CDS encoding DUF2264 domain-containing protein — MTATAAAPGPVPFELPPENRELSPFTGWTRAHWEATADGLLTAAWRFATPRGAMLDLPGRPSRTGVRSDGLEGYARTFLAAAFRVAGARGADPDGRLERYADGLAAGTRTPGRDDEESWPPILDHTVYGQPMVESASVALSLRLTRPWLWDRLDEDVQDRAEEWLRGALRHVPAPNNWYLFPLTVAGFLESAGRGDSATRQAIERGLELLESWYRGEGWYADGDGRAFDHYNGWALHLYPLLHAHLAEDSGQLAHHGARLRAHLEGFSLLFDGNGAPLHFGRSLTYRFAANAAVALGALTGHTPLTPGVSRRLLSGSVRYFLDRGAVSRDGLLTLGWHGPHDATLQDYSGPASPYWASKGLLPLLVPEDDPLWTAREEPAPGEGPARAVALPSAGLLIQTGGDGTVRLHNHGSDHVPPHEGESARAADSLYARLAYSTRTGPTAAGNVPDNHFAVEVQGPSGTAVRSARVRIHPMGAASAPDGAWGWAASWHTPVFPSGGPMVPGLRVQSLTYVRGGLELRVHRVVGAPPGARVRLTGWATGVPDHEAHEPAPHEPPGSPALHGLHGLHGLHGWDENAPATLRAPQGTAFTRWALVPAVTGDAEGTALFAALATLPSGAGPEAEADAVPLHDAAALLSADDTSAVVRWSADGSLTRIAFTPYSAEVTTSQGP, encoded by the coding sequence ATGACCGCGACCGCTGCCGCCCCGGGACCCGTCCCCTTCGAACTGCCGCCGGAGAACCGGGAGTTGAGCCCTTTCACGGGCTGGACCCGCGCCCACTGGGAGGCCACCGCCGATGGTCTGCTGACCGCCGCATGGCGCTTCGCCACCCCGCGTGGGGCGATGCTCGACCTGCCGGGCCGCCCGTCCCGCACGGGGGTCCGCTCCGACGGGCTGGAGGGCTACGCGCGCACCTTCCTCGCCGCCGCCTTCCGCGTCGCCGGTGCGCGGGGCGCCGACCCGGACGGCCGGCTGGAGCGGTACGCGGACGGGCTGGCGGCGGGCACACGTACGCCCGGACGGGACGACGAGGAGTCGTGGCCGCCGATCCTCGACCACACCGTCTACGGCCAGCCGATGGTGGAGTCGGCGTCCGTCGCTCTGTCGCTGCGGCTGACCCGGCCGTGGCTGTGGGACCGGCTCGACGAGGACGTGCAGGACCGTGCCGAGGAGTGGCTGCGGGGTGCGCTGCGCCACGTGCCCGCGCCCAACAACTGGTACCTCTTCCCGCTGACCGTCGCCGGGTTCCTCGAATCGGCTGGGCGCGGCGACAGCGCGACGCGGCAGGCGATCGAGCGGGGACTTGAGCTGCTGGAGAGCTGGTACAGGGGCGAGGGCTGGTACGCGGACGGCGACGGCCGCGCCTTCGACCACTACAACGGCTGGGCGCTGCACCTCTATCCGCTCCTTCACGCCCATCTCGCCGAGGACTCCGGGCAGTTGGCCCACCACGGCGCCCGCCTCCGCGCCCATCTCGAAGGCTTCTCCCTGCTCTTCGACGGCAACGGCGCCCCGCTGCACTTCGGACGCTCGCTGACCTACCGCTTCGCCGCGAACGCCGCCGTCGCCCTGGGCGCACTGACAGGTCATACGCCGTTGACGCCCGGCGTCTCCAGGCGGCTGCTGAGCGGATCCGTGCGGTACTTCCTGGACCGGGGCGCGGTCAGCCGGGACGGCCTGCTCACGCTGGGCTGGCACGGCCCGCACGACGCCACGCTGCAGGACTACTCCGGTCCCGCGTCGCCGTACTGGGCATCCAAGGGCCTGCTGCCGCTGCTCGTACCGGAGGACGACCCGCTGTGGACCGCCCGCGAGGAGCCGGCACCCGGCGAAGGTCCGGCGCGTGCGGTCGCGCTGCCCTCGGCGGGCCTGCTCATCCAGACGGGCGGCGACGGGACGGTGCGGCTGCACAACCACGGCAGCGACCACGTGCCGCCGCACGAGGGCGAGAGCGCACGGGCCGCCGACTCGCTGTACGCGCGGCTCGCCTACTCCACACGTACGGGCCCGACGGCGGCCGGCAACGTGCCCGACAACCACTTCGCCGTGGAGGTGCAGGGCCCGAGCGGCACCGCGGTCCGCAGCGCACGCGTACGCATCCACCCCATGGGCGCCGCTTCCGCTCCCGACGGGGCGTGGGGCTGGGCGGCGTCCTGGCACACACCGGTCTTCCCCTCCGGCGGCCCGATGGTGCCGGGGCTGCGGGTTCAGAGCCTCACGTATGTGCGAGGCGGCCTCGAGCTGCGCGTGCACCGCGTGGTGGGTGCGCCTCCGGGGGCGCGCGTACGGCTGACGGGCTGGGCGACGGGCGTTCCGGATCACGAGGCGCACGAGCCGGCGCCCCACGAGCCGCCCGGGTCTCCGGCGCTCCACGGCCTGCACGGCCTGCACGGCCTGCACGGCTGGGACGAGAACGCTCCGGCCACCCTGCGCGCCCCGCAAGGCACCGCCTTCACCCGCTGGGCCCTGGTACCGGCGGTCACCGGCGACGCCGAGGGCACCGCGCTGTTCGCCGCACTCGCCACGCTCCCGTCCGGCGCCGGACCCGAGGCCGAAGCGGACGCGGTCCCACTCCACGACGCCGCCGCCCTCCTCTCCGCGGACGACACCTCCGCCGTGGTCCGCTGGAGCGCGGACGGCTCCCTCACCCGCATCGCCTTCACCCCGTACTCGGCCGAAGTCACCACGTCCCAGGGCCCGTAG
- a CDS encoding hydroxyacid dehydrogenase: MPAPRRPRAALAMDPAAARAVLHDDVLAELAELTDPSPLPALDELGSDRARQVLSSTELLITGWGCPPLDEAVLASAPHLRAVAHTAGSVRGHITDACWERGIEISSAAAANALPVAEYTVAMILLSGKRVLETARDYAAARARADWLHDRPGMGNYRRTVGILSASLIGRRVIELLRPYDFQVLLHDPYISTEEADALGARPVPLDELFAQCDVVSVHTPLLPETRRLVGRRLIGLMRQDATLINTARGAVLDQDALTEAVRAGRVRAVLDVTEPEVLPREHPLWDCENAFITPHIAGSLGNELRRLADLTVSEVARWARGEGFAHPVRRERLAFLA, encoded by the coding sequence ATGCCCGCTCCCCGCCGTCCCCGTGCCGCCCTCGCCATGGACCCCGCCGCGGCCCGCGCCGTCCTCCACGACGACGTGCTCGCGGAACTCGCCGAACTCACCGATCCGTCACCGCTCCCCGCCCTCGACGAACTCGGCAGCGACCGGGCACGGCAGGTCCTCTCCAGCACCGAGCTGCTGATCACGGGCTGGGGCTGCCCGCCCCTCGACGAGGCCGTGCTGGCGTCCGCCCCGCATCTGCGAGCGGTCGCGCACACCGCCGGCAGCGTGCGGGGGCACATCACCGACGCCTGCTGGGAGCGCGGCATCGAGATCTCCTCGGCGGCGGCCGCCAACGCCCTCCCGGTCGCCGAGTACACGGTGGCGATGATCCTCCTCAGCGGAAAGAGGGTCCTGGAGACTGCCCGCGACTACGCGGCCGCACGGGCCCGCGCCGACTGGCTGCACGACCGTCCCGGCATGGGCAACTACCGCCGCACCGTGGGCATCCTCAGCGCCTCGCTGATCGGCCGCCGCGTGATCGAGCTGCTCCGCCCCTACGACTTCCAGGTGCTGCTCCACGACCCGTACATCAGCACCGAGGAGGCCGATGCGCTCGGCGCACGCCCGGTCCCCCTGGACGAGCTCTTCGCGCAGTGCGACGTGGTCAGCGTCCACACGCCGCTGCTGCCCGAGACCCGCAGGCTGGTGGGCCGCCGGCTCATCGGCCTCATGCGGCAGGACGCCACCCTCATCAACACCGCGCGCGGCGCCGTGCTCGACCAGGACGCGCTCACCGAGGCCGTGCGGGCGGGCCGCGTCCGCGCCGTGCTGGACGTGACCGAACCGGAGGTGCTGCCACGCGAACACCCGCTGTGGGACTGCGAGAACGCGTTCATCACCCCGCACATCGCCGGTTCCCTCGGCAACGAGCTGCGCAGGCTCGCGGACCTGACCGTCTCCGAAGTCGCCCGCTGGGCCCGCGGCGAGGGCTTCGCCCATCCCGTACGACGCGAAAGGCTGGCGTTCCTCGCATGA
- a CDS encoding site-2 protease family protein, which produces MTSASTHPDHHRISPVFLGLAAIMAVSGWAVWSGLADVTGVAVFFFVVSGWVVSLCLHEYAHAHTALRSGDTSVAAKGYLTLNPLKYTHALLSIVLPVAFVVLGGIGLPGGAVYIERGRIRGRWRHSLISAAGPATNALFAAVLTAPFWLDAMADVPFAFRYALAFLAMLQVTAAILNLLPVPGLDGYGVLEPWLSPAARRQAEPFAPFGLLVVFGFLWVPAVNGVFWDAIGHVMGVLNVTELDVSYGYDFFRFWQGEPELSVTPQP; this is translated from the coding sequence ATGACCAGCGCCTCCACCCATCCGGACCACCACCGCATCAGCCCGGTCTTTCTCGGGCTCGCCGCGATCATGGCCGTCTCCGGCTGGGCGGTCTGGTCGGGCCTGGCCGACGTGACCGGTGTGGCGGTCTTCTTCTTCGTCGTGTCGGGCTGGGTCGTCTCGCTGTGCCTGCACGAATACGCGCACGCCCATACGGCGCTGCGCAGCGGCGACACCTCGGTCGCGGCGAAGGGCTATCTCACGCTCAACCCGCTGAAGTACACGCACGCCCTGCTGAGCATCGTGCTGCCCGTCGCCTTCGTGGTGCTCGGCGGCATCGGGCTGCCGGGCGGCGCGGTCTACATCGAGCGCGGCCGCATCCGCGGCCGCTGGCGGCACAGCCTCATCTCCGCCGCCGGGCCCGCCACGAACGCCCTCTTCGCAGCGGTGCTCACGGCTCCGTTCTGGCTGGACGCGATGGCGGACGTACCGTTCGCCTTCCGCTACGCCCTCGCGTTCCTCGCGATGCTCCAGGTGACGGCGGCCATCCTGAATCTGCTGCCCGTGCCCGGCCTTGACGGCTACGGAGTGCTGGAGCCGTGGCTCTCACCCGCGGCGCGCCGGCAGGCGGAGCCCTTCGCCCCCTTCGGGCTGCTGGTGGTCTTCGGCTTCCTGTGGGTCCCGGCCGTCAACGGCGTCTTCTGGGACGCGATAGGCCACGTCATGGGCGTGCTCAACGTCACGGAACTGGACGTGAGTTACGGCTACGACTTCTTCCGCTTCTGGCAGGGCGAGCCCGAACTCTCGGTCACTCCGCAGCCGTAG
- the panB gene encoding 3-methyl-2-oxobutanoate hydroxymethyltransferase, with the protein MPDAQKQDGPSKKQPAALYGGVRNRRVTVRDLGSAKERGERWPMLTAYDAMTASVFDEAGIPVLLVGDSMGNCHLGYETTVPVTLDEMTMLTAAVVRGTKRALIVADLPFGTYQEGPVQALRSATRLVKEAGAGAVKLEGGERSAHQIELMVQSGIPVMAHVGLTPQSVHAMGYRVQGRGEEAAQQLLRDAKSVQDAGAFAVVLEAVPAALAAEVTRSLHVPTVGIGAGADTDAQVLVWTDMAGMTAGRVPSFVKQYAQLRQTLGDAAKEFAQDVIAGDFPEERHSFA; encoded by the coding sequence ATGCCTGATGCGCAGAAACAGGACGGGCCCTCCAAGAAGCAGCCCGCAGCTCTCTACGGCGGCGTCCGCAACCGCCGTGTCACCGTCCGCGACCTGGGCTCCGCGAAGGAGCGCGGTGAGCGATGGCCCATGCTCACCGCCTACGACGCGATGACGGCCTCGGTCTTCGACGAGGCGGGCATCCCCGTCCTGCTCGTCGGCGACTCCATGGGCAACTGCCACCTCGGCTACGAGACCACGGTCCCGGTCACTCTGGACGAGATGACCATGCTCACCGCCGCGGTCGTACGGGGCACCAAGCGGGCCCTGATCGTCGCCGACCTCCCCTTCGGCACGTACCAGGAAGGCCCCGTACAGGCGCTGCGCAGCGCCACCCGGCTCGTGAAGGAGGCGGGAGCCGGTGCGGTGAAGCTGGAGGGCGGCGAGCGCTCGGCGCACCAGATCGAGCTGATGGTGCAGTCCGGCATCCCGGTCATGGCCCATGTCGGCCTCACCCCGCAGTCCGTGCACGCGATGGGTTACCGGGTGCAGGGCCGCGGCGAGGAGGCAGCCCAGCAGCTGCTGCGTGACGCCAAGTCGGTGCAGGACGCGGGGGCGTTCGCGGTCGTGCTGGAGGCCGTCCCGGCCGCACTCGCGGCCGAGGTCACACGCTCACTGCACGTACCGACGGTCGGCATCGGCGCCGGAGCGGACACCGACGCCCAGGTCCTGGTGTGGACGGACATGGCGGGGATGACGGCGGGCCGCGTGCCGAGTTTCGTAAAGCAGTACGCACAGCTTCGCCAGACGCTCGGCGACGCGGCGAAGGAGTTCGCGCAGGACGTGATCGCGGGCGACTTCCCCGAGGAGCGGCACAGCTTCGCCTGA
- a CDS encoding endonuclease/exonuclease/phosphatase family protein, producing MARGYMAEASKTSGERYGDGSRARRYGSLAPRVFARWGGPGAWRRGWFLAVLAVLLGLALFLHSEVPNTIGNLGSLWETFLPWGGVLVPVLALIALLRRSLIALVALLLPALVWLNLFGGQFTSKSGTGGDLTVVTHNVNAGNPDPARTARELSGSGADIVALEEVAGSQARQYDKGMAGAYRYHKRVGTVGVWSKYPMRDARTVDIKMGWPRAMRATVATPKGDVAVYAAHLPSVRLQFASGFTAGQRDDSAEALGKAIAQDRTGKAVLLGDLNGTMNDRALAPVTSQMRSTQGAAGDGPGFSWPASFPTTRIDQIMVKGLEPVSSWSLPTTGSDHLPVAASVDF from the coding sequence ATGGCGCGCGGGTACATGGCGGAGGCCTCGAAGACTTCTGGCGAGCGGTACGGGGACGGATCCCGCGCCCGCCGCTACGGGAGTCTGGCGCCCCGGGTGTTCGCCCGCTGGGGCGGGCCGGGAGCCTGGCGCCGCGGCTGGTTCCTCGCCGTGCTCGCCGTGCTGCTGGGTCTCGCTCTCTTCCTGCACTCCGAGGTGCCCAACACCATCGGCAACCTGGGCTCGCTCTGGGAGACCTTCCTCCCCTGGGGCGGCGTCCTCGTGCCCGTACTGGCGCTGATCGCACTGCTGCGCCGGTCCCTGATCGCACTCGTGGCGCTGCTGCTGCCGGCCCTCGTGTGGCTGAACCTCTTCGGCGGTCAGTTCACGAGCAAGTCCGGCACGGGCGGCGATCTGACCGTCGTCACGCACAACGTCAACGCGGGCAACCCCGACCCGGCGCGCACCGCACGTGAACTCTCCGGCTCCGGCGCCGACATCGTCGCGCTGGAGGAGGTCGCGGGGTCGCAGGCCAGGCAGTACGACAAGGGAATGGCGGGTGCGTACCGCTACCACAAGCGCGTCGGCACGGTCGGCGTGTGGAGCAAGTACCCGATGCGGGACGCGCGGACCGTCGACATCAAAATGGGCTGGCCTCGTGCGATGCGCGCGACCGTCGCCACGCCCAAGGGCGACGTCGCCGTGTACGCGGCTCATCTGCCGTCCGTGCGGCTGCAGTTCGCCTCCGGCTTCACCGCCGGGCAGCGGGACGACAGCGCCGAGGCGCTCGGGAAGGCCATAGCGCAGGACCGTACGGGCAAGGCAGTGCTGCTCGGAGACCTCAACGGCACGATGAACGACCGTGCCCTCGCCCCCGTCACGTCCCAGATGCGCTCGACGCAGGGCGCGGCGGGAGACGGCCCGGGCTTCAGCTGGCCCGCGTCGTTCCCGACGACGCGGATCGACCAGATCATGGTGAAGGGACTGGAGCCGGTCTCCTCCTGGTCCCTGCCCACCACCGGCAGCGATCACCTTCCGGTGGCGGCCTCCGTCGACTTCTAG
- a CDS encoding sialidase family protein: MPYETSVPFRAGSDGYASFRIPACVRAPDGSLLAFAEGRVDSASDAGHIDIVTRRSDDGGRSWGELHVAASHASGTAGNPSPIVIPAGEGEGEDATDGSIVLVYVTNAADATESRIRRGEVSYKESRRVWVKESKDSGATWPEGREITSSTKLHEWRWYATTPGHALRLERAPYEGRLVVPANHSLPPEGDDDGTEARYNGGHDVISDDGGRTWHIGYIDDNPDGWVNVNETTAAELPDGRIYFNTRTEAIAPEHRADAHSEDGGEGLLAPFAPQPQLTAPVVEASVLQLNDPDVLVFSAPGDPAERRGMTLRASTDGGANWRTVHTVDDRPAAYSDLVRIDDHTLGLLYETGDESPYATVTFRRIPVSELAEAAPDPEAEQSSVRTQT, from the coding sequence ATGCCGTACGAGACCTCCGTGCCCTTCAGAGCGGGAAGCGATGGCTATGCGAGCTTCCGCATCCCCGCGTGCGTCCGAGCGCCCGACGGCTCGCTGCTCGCCTTCGCCGAGGGCCGGGTCGACTCCGCGAGCGATGCCGGTCACATCGACATCGTCACGCGCCGGTCCGACGACGGCGGCCGGAGCTGGGGCGAGCTGCACGTCGCCGCCTCGCACGCGTCGGGCACCGCGGGAAATCCGTCGCCCATCGTGATCCCCGCCGGTGAGGGCGAGGGGGAGGACGCCACCGATGGAAGCATCGTCCTGGTGTACGTCACCAACGCCGCCGACGCGACGGAGAGCCGTATCCGGCGCGGAGAGGTCTCGTACAAGGAGAGCCGCCGCGTGTGGGTGAAGGAGAGCAAGGACTCAGGCGCGACGTGGCCCGAGGGCCGGGAGATCACCTCGTCGACCAAGCTGCACGAATGGCGCTGGTACGCGACGACACCGGGCCACGCCCTGCGCCTGGAGCGCGCTCCGTACGAGGGCCGTCTCGTCGTTCCCGCCAACCACTCGCTGCCCCCGGAGGGCGACGACGACGGCACCGAAGCCCGCTACAACGGCGGTCACGACGTGATCAGCGACGACGGCGGCCGGACCTGGCACATCGGCTACATCGACGACAACCCGGACGGCTGGGTCAACGTCAACGAGACGACAGCCGCTGAACTCCCCGACGGCCGCATCTACTTCAACACCCGCACCGAAGCGATCGCACCCGAGCACCGCGCCGACGCCCACTCCGAGGACGGCGGCGAGGGGCTGCTCGCCCCCTTCGCGCCGCAGCCCCAGCTCACCGCGCCCGTGGTCGAGGCGAGCGTGCTGCAGCTGAACGACCCTGACGTGCTGGTCTTCTCGGCGCCGGGCGACCCCGCGGAGAGGCGGGGGATGACGCTGCGCGCGTCGACGGACGGCGGCGCGAACTGGAGGACGGTGCACACCGTGGACGACCGGCCCGCCGCCTACTCGGATCTTGTGCGCATCGACGACCACACCCTCGGCCTGCTGTACGAGACGGGGGACGAAAGCCCTTACGCGACGGTGACGTTCAGGCGGATACCGGTCTCGGAGCTGGCGGAGGCGGCCCCTGATCCGGAGGCGGAGCAGAGCTCCGTGCGCACCCAGACGTGA
- the npdG gene encoding NADPH-dependent F420 reductase, which yields MTSSASASASSSPAPRKDPWDLPDVSGLTVGVLGGTGDQGRGLAYRLARAGQRVVIGSRAAERAEQAAHELGQGVEGAENAECARRSDVVIVAVPWDGHARTLEALREELRGKLVVDCVNPLGFDKKGAYAIRPEEGSAAQQAEALLPESRVTAAFHHLSAVLLSDPAVEKIDTDVMVLGEDREDCAVVQALAGRIPGMRGVFSGRLRNAHQVESLVANLVSVNRRYKVHAGIRLTDL from the coding sequence ATGACTTCCTCTGCATCTGCGTCCGCGTCCTCATCACCCGCGCCCCGGAAGGACCCGTGGGACCTGCCCGACGTCTCCGGCCTCACCGTCGGCGTCCTCGGCGGCACCGGCGATCAGGGCCGTGGCCTGGCCTACCGGCTGGCGAGGGCGGGCCAGCGGGTCGTCATCGGATCGCGTGCCGCGGAACGGGCCGAACAGGCCGCGCACGAGCTGGGCCAGGGCGTGGAGGGCGCCGAGAACGCGGAGTGCGCGCGCCGTTCGGACGTGGTGATCGTCGCCGTGCCGTGGGACGGGCACGCCAGGACGCTGGAGGCGCTCCGCGAGGAGCTGCGCGGCAAGCTCGTCGTGGACTGCGTGAACCCGCTCGGCTTCGACAAGAAGGGCGCCTACGCGATCCGTCCCGAAGAGGGCAGCGCCGCACAGCAGGCCGAGGCGCTGCTGCCGGAGTCCCGGGTCACCGCCGCCTTCCACCATCTCTCCGCGGTGCTGCTCTCGGACCCTGCCGTCGAGAAGATCGACACCGATGTGATGGTGCTCGGCGAGGACCGGGAGGACTGCGCGGTCGTGCAGGCGCTCGCCGGGCGCATCCCGGGCATGCGGGGCGTCTTCTCGGGACGGCTGCGCAACGCGCACCAGGTGGAATCGCTCGTGGCCAACCTGGTCTCCGTCAACCGTCGCTACAAGGTGCACGCGGGTATCCGGCTCACCGACCTGTGA
- a CDS encoding TetR/AcrR family transcriptional regulator, producing the protein MNPTPPAAEAAPARRGRPRSEAAERAIVEGVLRLLEEGTSIDAISIEGVARLAGVGKATVYRRWPGGKDELLLAVVDALEEPPAQPRGDSVRDDLVTLLEWYRRVGMAKRQSAVLRTMTSHVKSHPKLWQQYHDSVIKARRETLHGVLRRGVASGELRDDIDLGLLGELFTGPMLTRTVLHESKDLPDGLAEQIVDSVLDGVRPGR; encoded by the coding sequence ATGAACCCGACGCCGCCCGCGGCCGAAGCCGCGCCCGCGCGGCGCGGCCGCCCCCGGAGCGAGGCGGCGGAGCGCGCGATCGTCGAGGGAGTGCTCCGCCTGCTGGAGGAGGGCACGTCCATCGACGCCATCTCCATCGAGGGCGTCGCACGGCTCGCGGGGGTCGGCAAGGCGACCGTCTACCGGCGCTGGCCCGGCGGCAAGGACGAGCTGCTGCTGGCCGTCGTGGACGCGCTGGAGGAGCCGCCGGCCCAGCCGCGCGGTGATTCCGTGCGGGACGATCTCGTCACGCTCCTGGAGTGGTACAGGCGCGTGGGGATGGCCAAGCGACAGTCCGCCGTACTGCGGACCATGACGAGCCACGTCAAGAGCCACCCGAAGCTGTGGCAGCAGTACCACGACAGCGTCATCAAGGCCCGCCGCGAGACCCTTCACGGCGTGCTGCGGCGGGGCGTCGCGTCCGGCGAGCTGCGCGACGACATCGACCTCGGGCTGCTCGGCGAGCTCTTCACCGGGCCGATGCTCACCCGTACGGTCCTCCACGAAAGCAAGGACCTCCCGGACGGGCTGGCCGAGCAGATCGTCGATTCCGTGCTGGACGGCGTGCGCCCCGGCAGGTGA